Proteins co-encoded in one Cytophaga hutchinsonii ATCC 33406 genomic window:
- a CDS encoding YdeI/OmpD-associated family protein: MKHDEKMHRFSAVIKIIGVNPYVHVPEDVLKAVYKQAGKDRGKIPVQITIDGHAFPQTLIKYSGDWRLYLNTPMRKAAGKEVGDTAIFEIAYDAVSREIPMHPKFKTALTKNKEAETVFEGLRPSLKQEIVRYLSHLKTEESLERNVVRAINFLLGKERFIGRDKP; encoded by the coding sequence ATGAAGCACGATGAAAAAATGCATCGGTTTTCTGCTGTCATTAAGATCATTGGTGTAAACCCATATGTGCATGTGCCCGAAGATGTATTAAAGGCTGTATACAAACAAGCCGGAAAAGACAGAGGCAAGATACCTGTACAGATAACCATAGATGGACATGCATTTCCGCAAACGCTTATTAAATACAGTGGAGACTGGCGCTTGTATTTAAATACACCCATGCGTAAAGCGGCAGGTAAAGAAGTAGGAGATACTGCAATTTTTGAAATAGCGTACGACGCAGTTTCCAGGGAAATACCAATGCATCCCAAATTCAAGACTGCGCTTACTAAAAATAAAGAAGCTGAAACAGTTTTTGAAGGCTTACGCCCTTCATTAAAACAGGAGATTGTACGGTATCTGTCTCATTTGAAAACAGAAGAAAGTCTTGAACGGAATGTTGTACGCGCAATTAATTTTTTACTTGGCAAGGAAAGGTTTATCGGCCGCGATAAGCCGTAG
- a CDS encoding gliding motility-associated C-terminal domain-containing protein gives MKSLFVSITFFCFSILNLSAQTITFPDANFQNALLTHWPAIDINNDGLIQISEIENLTSLYVAGKSISDLSGLEAFPKLVSLNCSNNSLSHIDLSHNPELKFLELGWNSISNIDLSKSTKLQVLGLQDNGLTSIDVTSNKDLRELKVEYNALTQLDVSENRFIWYLNFSDNQISTINLNPIRSLSVLSAGNNLLTSLNLSCHTNLSYVTIDNNSLLNSVCLNSSDYAERMSTTDPNSAYWTKSSNTAWANCPSLPLVTPIPATIVPINLCETGDMTFNAVSEQFISNPTYRWQKANSAAGPWVSIPGAINQSLVLTNLQMSDNGSIYKVLISSTDYCGTGHMEEAAGQIILHPAVYPKVTASASVSGAICDNALPITYTATPVAGQGSAPAYQWYYYNNPGFTAIAGATDIQYTPAVLPPDGTQLFAGMFTDEMCAVESGVASNILTVAVVPAPEPVITTSDIALCNPSGYVIQTSHTAATGTQFQWYRNGIALAGSNVRNLTIPGAGTYYMTEDNGTCTTASGTVTISTSSTTPDPQVNVSSSLTGAACDTLQKITYTATAVAGTVTAPTYQWYNAVTDTPISGATDAVYTPAAKPMNGDQVYVQIHTNEACVANPDVKSITLTTQILTTPAPLITSGNTALCNPSGYVIQTSQTAATGTQFQWFRNGSALTGSNTPTLTIASEGTYYLVEDNGTCKISSGSVTISAIAAMPDPQVNISSSLTGTACDTLQKITYTATPVAGTVTTPTYQWYNAATDTPISGATDAVYTPAAKPVNGDKVYVQMHSAATCVAHPDVTSATLTAHILTTPAPVMLSRDTAICMPQEYKLSAKLASGTQIQWYKNGTPITGSSHAAYTIHADELSGGSYHVSESNGACTIHADAVNIELMHTPLLYTENELYVSKGERVTLNVQAEHAAYHHWSPAIGLSNPDQLITEHLATNSVTYTLHATNQLNKCPVSTEVTIRVKAEVIIPNVITVNGDGVNDTWEIENIENFPQASIEIFNRWGNMVWKSIGYSNQWNGSSRNGEPLPAGTYYYIVNLNSKQQTDAYTGYIQLVE, from the coding sequence ATGAAATCCCTGTTTGTATCCATTACCTTTTTTTGTTTTAGTATACTGAATCTTTCCGCGCAAACCATTACTTTTCCGGATGCTAATTTTCAAAACGCATTGCTTACACATTGGCCGGCTATTGATATAAACAACGACGGACTTATTCAGATAAGTGAAATAGAAAATCTAACAAGTTTATATGTTGCAGGTAAATCAATTTCAGATTTAAGCGGCCTTGAGGCATTTCCCAAATTAGTAAGTTTAAACTGCAGCAATAATAGTTTATCACACATAGATCTGTCTCACAATCCGGAGTTGAAATTTTTAGAACTCGGCTGGAATAGCATTTCGAATATTGATCTCAGCAAAAGTACGAAGCTGCAGGTCTTAGGGCTTCAGGATAATGGCTTGACCTCTATTGACGTAACCAGTAATAAAGATCTGCGGGAATTAAAAGTAGAATATAATGCATTAACGCAGCTGGATGTATCAGAAAACAGATTCATCTGGTATCTGAATTTTTCTGACAATCAAATAAGTACGATCAATTTAAATCCTATCCGTTCATTAAGTGTACTTTCTGCCGGAAATAATTTGCTTACTTCACTCAACTTAAGCTGTCACACCAATTTGTCTTACGTTACAATTGACAATAACTCATTATTAAATTCAGTATGCCTGAATAGCTCGGATTATGCAGAACGCATGTCAACTACAGACCCAAACAGTGCGTATTGGACGAAAAGTTCAAACACTGCCTGGGCAAATTGTCCTTCGCTTCCGCTTGTTACACCTATACCGGCAACAATTGTACCTATTAACCTGTGTGAAACAGGAGATATGACATTCAATGCCGTTTCAGAACAGTTTATCTCTAACCCAACCTATCGCTGGCAAAAAGCAAACTCTGCTGCAGGGCCATGGGTAAGTATTCCCGGCGCAATCAATCAATCTCTCGTGCTTACAAACCTGCAGATGAGCGATAATGGTTCGATATATAAAGTGCTGATCAGCTCAACGGATTATTGCGGAACAGGACATATGGAAGAGGCAGCCGGACAAATCATATTACATCCGGCGGTTTATCCAAAGGTTACAGCAAGTGCTTCTGTAAGCGGCGCCATATGCGATAATGCATTGCCAATCACATATACAGCAACGCCTGTAGCCGGACAAGGCTCTGCTCCTGCGTATCAATGGTACTATTATAACAATCCCGGTTTCACAGCTATAGCAGGTGCTACCGATATTCAGTATACACCTGCAGTGCTTCCGCCAGATGGCACACAATTATTTGCAGGTATGTTTACAGATGAAATGTGTGCGGTTGAATCCGGAGTTGCATCCAATATCCTTACTGTTGCTGTTGTACCAGCTCCCGAACCAGTGATAACCACAAGCGACATCGCTCTATGCAATCCTTCCGGATATGTCATACAGACAAGCCACACTGCGGCAACAGGCACACAGTTTCAATGGTACAGAAACGGTATTGCCCTTGCTGGAAGTAATGTACGGAATCTTACCATTCCTGGTGCCGGCACCTATTATATGACTGAAGATAATGGCACCTGCACTACAGCTTCCGGTACTGTAACAATTTCTACATCATCTACTACGCCAGATCCGCAGGTGAACGTCAGTTCTTCCCTTACGGGCGCAGCCTGCGACACGCTTCAAAAAATTACATATACTGCCACAGCAGTTGCCGGAACGGTTACAGCCCCAACCTATCAATGGTACAATGCTGTTACAGATACACCTATCAGCGGCGCAACCGATGCAGTATACACACCTGCAGCCAAACCTATGAATGGAGACCAGGTCTATGTACAGATACACACAAACGAAGCCTGTGTAGCAAATCCGGATGTAAAATCCATTACGTTAACTACTCAAATACTTACTACACCTGCCCCGCTTATTACATCCGGCAATACAGCATTGTGCAATCCATCCGGATATGTCATACAGACAAGCCAGACCGCAGCAACAGGTACGCAGTTTCAATGGTTTAGAAATGGCAGTGCATTAACAGGAAGTAATACACCTACGCTTACCATTGCATCTGAAGGCACATATTATCTGGTTGAAGATAATGGTACCTGTAAAATATCCTCAGGCAGTGTAACAATTTCTGCTATAGCCGCTATGCCGGATCCACAGGTAAACATAAGTTCTTCACTTACCGGTACTGCATGTGATACACTTCAAAAAATAACATATACAGCCACACCAGTTGCCGGCACGGTTACAACTCCAACCTATCAGTGGTATAATGCTGCAACAGATACCCCGATCAGTGGAGCAACCGATGCGGTATATACGCCTGCTGCGAAACCTGTAAACGGTGATAAGGTATATGTACAGATGCATTCAGCTGCAACATGTGTAGCACATCCGGATGTAACGTCTGCGACCCTAACCGCTCACATCCTTACAACGCCTGCACCTGTTATGCTGTCAAGGGACACAGCTATATGCATGCCGCAGGAATATAAACTTTCAGCTAAACTTGCTTCGGGAACTCAGATACAATGGTACAAAAACGGCACACCAATAACGGGTAGCAGCCATGCTGCTTATACGATTCATGCAGATGAATTATCGGGCGGTTCGTATCATGTATCTGAAAGCAATGGCGCCTGTACCATTCATGCAGATGCTGTAAACATTGAACTGATGCATACACCATTATTATATACAGAAAATGAGTTATATGTTTCCAAAGGAGAACGTGTTACATTAAATGTACAGGCAGAGCACGCAGCATATCATCATTGGAGTCCGGCTATTGGATTGAGTAATCCGGATCAGCTGATAACAGAACATCTTGCAACCAACTCTGTTACTTACACACTTCATGCAACAAATCAGTTAAATAAATGTCCGGTAAGTACTGAAGTAACGATACGTGTGAAAGCAGAGGTAATTATACCCAATGTAATTACAGTGAATGGCGATGGTGTAAACGATACCTGGGAAATTGAAAACATAGAAAACTTTCCGCAGGCCTCCATTGAAATATTCAACCGCTGGGGAAATATGGTCTGGAAAAGTATCGGTTACAGCAATCAATGGAACGGCAGCAGCAGAAATGGTGAGCCACTACCCGCAGGCACATATTATTATATCGTTAATCTCAACAGCAAACAACAAACGGATGCGTATACAGGCTATATTCAACTAGTAGAATAA
- a CDS encoding DinB family protein gives MTHQELLAQLTHTTDELMHLLTPLSENQLNAVPFEGSWTPGQLGDHLYKSYGIAAILNGKTEATARPVEEKIGPIRELFLNVDVKMQSPEFIVPGTGPFDKTILLSGLNKRINGIKDFIHTGEDLTRTCLDFELPNAGKLTRTEWIQFMTVHTVRHVNQLKKIVAGV, from the coding sequence ATGACACATCAGGAACTTTTAGCACAGCTTACACATACAACTGATGAGCTTATGCATCTGCTCACCCCTTTGTCCGAAAATCAATTAAATGCAGTACCATTTGAAGGCAGCTGGACACCCGGCCAATTAGGCGATCACTTATATAAATCGTATGGTATTGCGGCGATATTAAACGGTAAAACAGAAGCAACGGCACGGCCGGTAGAAGAGAAGATCGGACCCATAAGAGAGCTGTTTCTGAATGTTGATGTTAAAATGCAATCGCCTGAATTTATCGTGCCCGGCACGGGCCCGTTTGATAAAACAATACTTTTGAGCGGACTGAATAAACGGATAAACGGCATCAAGGATTTTATACATACAGGAGAGGATCTCACACGAACCTGTCTCGATTTTGAACTTCCCAATGCGGGCAAACTTACCCGTACAGAGTGGATTCAATTTATGACAGTGCACACGGTAAGACATGTAAATCAGTTGAAGAAGATTGTGGCCGGGGTGTAA
- a CDS encoding T9SS type A sorting domain-containing protein, whose amino-acid sequence MKLIIKTLLNLLVILFLLDVNIGYAQCKWEPLGPEEGNQPSYNIAGENDIALDINGIPYIVYQDWDSGTKASVKKFDGQSWKFVGMPGFSDGPVSNTTITIDKNQTPYVAYRDYLKNNSPAVKKFNGTSWETVGTPEFYPHSVYSLSIALDGQGVPYIIFGTSDSGKISVMKFTGTNWEYVGLADFSPTYSQELSLFIGANNLPYVAFTDAVQSSAVSLMKFTGTSWEYVGSPGFSNGIASSVSLVLDANNVPYVSYVDKANNSKLSVMKFNSGSWSYVGQPGISSGAAISTSMVLDVNGNPTVLYTENFGMATVVKFNGTTWERVGNTEFSYGYASYPALAISNNGTLYAGFQDCGVACKALVMKFDGGTSWENITGTGFSDGPVGSLSKIILDDSGTPYVFFSDLEHSKKASVMKFNGMAWEYVGTPGFSLGEISSPSLAIDTGGFLYVAYKDVANEDKATVMKFNGVSWNNIGEAAGFSSGGVNYTTIAIDSNNVPYIAFMDWANTSKATVMKFNGMNWVYVGLPGFSESYASNITLIIDGNNTPYVLYQDWTKDMKATVLKFNGNDWQPVGDMGFTKGVAEFLTIELDNNNMPYVVYRDYTNGGKAAVKKFNGTTWVNVGPEWISAGEVVSAGMAFDHNGQLYITFSELSNRSKATVMKFNGVSWDYVGDRGFTKARATNTSLAINKNGVIYIVYSNGFPFAQKLGLNVGATNISVTTCLGNSPILNNTVAGVTYNWTGPDNFTSSAQNPVINNISRTQEGIYNVTVTNPDGCVGYNSIKVNISTPNTSVSQNQLQLKANLNGASYQWIDCTTMQRISGATNQTYTPAAMNGRYAVIVTSGIGCSDTSSCYGTITTDFNTVNQETGWNIYPNPNNGTFTIESSKNGVFELMDITGKVVATYEKNEENLNITLQLPKSMYFIRDKSSSSMKKIILE is encoded by the coding sequence ATGAAACTCATAATTAAAACACTATTAAATTTATTAGTCATACTTTTTTTATTAGATGTCAATATTGGTTATGCTCAATGTAAATGGGAGCCGTTGGGTCCGGAAGAAGGAAATCAACCCAGTTATAATATTGCCGGGGAAAATGATATAGCATTGGATATAAATGGAATTCCTTACATCGTCTATCAGGACTGGGATAGTGGCACTAAAGCTTCTGTTAAAAAATTTGACGGACAATCTTGGAAATTTGTTGGTATGCCAGGCTTTTCTGATGGTCCTGTTTCTAATACAACGATCACGATAGATAAAAATCAAACTCCTTATGTTGCTTATAGAGATTATTTAAAAAATAATTCACCGGCAGTAAAGAAATTTAACGGGACATCATGGGAGACGGTTGGAACTCCGGAGTTTTATCCGCATTCTGTATACTCTTTATCTATTGCTTTAGATGGGCAGGGGGTGCCTTATATAATATTTGGCACTAGTGATAGCGGTAAAATATCGGTTATGAAGTTTACCGGTACAAATTGGGAATATGTTGGTTTAGCAGACTTTTCACCAACATATTCTCAGGAGTTATCTTTGTTTATAGGTGCGAATAATTTGCCATATGTTGCATTTACAGATGCGGTACAATCATCAGCTGTTTCATTGATGAAGTTTACAGGTACAAGCTGGGAGTATGTTGGATCTCCAGGATTTTCAAATGGAATAGCTTCTTCAGTATCATTAGTTCTGGATGCAAACAATGTTCCTTATGTATCCTATGTTGATAAAGCAAATAATTCAAAATTGTCGGTTATGAAATTTAATAGCGGAAGTTGGTCTTATGTAGGTCAGCCAGGCATTTCTTCGGGTGCTGCGATTAGTACTTCTATGGTGTTGGATGTAAATGGGAATCCAACTGTTTTATATACTGAAAATTTCGGTATGGCTACTGTTGTAAAATTTAATGGGACTACATGGGAACGTGTAGGAAATACAGAATTTTCGTATGGTTATGCCAGTTACCCGGCCCTTGCAATTAGTAATAATGGTACTTTATATGCAGGTTTTCAAGATTGTGGGGTTGCTTGTAAAGCACTTGTAATGAAGTTTGATGGTGGAACATCCTGGGAAAATATTACTGGAACTGGGTTTTCAGATGGACCTGTAGGAAGTCTTTCTAAAATAATATTGGATGATTCAGGTACCCCATATGTATTTTTTTCAGATTTGGAACATAGTAAAAAAGCTTCTGTAATGAAATTTAATGGAATGGCTTGGGAGTATGTAGGTACTCCGGGTTTTTCATTAGGCGAAATATCTTCACCTTCTCTAGCTATAGATACTGGCGGATTTCTTTATGTAGCTTATAAGGATGTTGCAAATGAGGATAAGGCAACCGTTATGAAATTCAACGGTGTTTCGTGGAATAATATCGGGGAAGCAGCAGGATTTTCTTCAGGGGGCGTTAATTATACTACAATTGCTATTGACAGCAATAATGTTCCTTACATAGCATTTATGGATTGGGCAAATACCAGTAAAGCAACTGTAATGAAATTTAATGGAATGAATTGGGTATATGTTGGACTGCCAGGATTTTCTGAATCTTATGCTAGTAATATTACATTAATAATAGATGGTAATAATACTCCTTATGTTCTATACCAGGATTGGACAAAAGATATGAAAGCCACTGTACTGAAATTTAATGGAAATGATTGGCAACCTGTAGGCGATATGGGATTTACAAAGGGCGTAGCAGAATTTTTAACTATTGAATTAGATAATAATAATATGCCATATGTAGTTTACAGAGATTATACAAATGGCGGAAAAGCTGCAGTAAAAAAGTTTAATGGAACTACATGGGTTAATGTAGGACCAGAATGGATTTCAGCAGGAGAAGTAGTAAGTGCAGGTATGGCATTTGATCATAACGGACAACTTTACATAACATTTAGTGAGCTCTCAAATAGATCAAAGGCAACTGTTATGAAATTTAATGGTGTTTCCTGGGATTATGTTGGAGATAGAGGTTTTACTAAGGCTCGTGCAACTAATACATCTCTTGCAATAAATAAAAATGGTGTGATATATATTGTATATAGCAATGGGTTTCCGTTTGCTCAAAAACTAGGGTTGAATGTTGGTGCTACCAATATTTCTGTAACTACCTGTTTGGGAAATAGCCCCATATTAAATAATACTGTTGCTGGCGTGACTTATAATTGGACCGGTCCGGATAATTTTACATCATCAGCACAGAATCCGGTCATTAATAATATTTCAAGAACACAGGAAGGAATTTATAACGTGACAGTAACAAATCCAGATGGATGTGTTGGATATAATTCCATAAAAGTGAATATTAGTACACCTAATACATCCGTGTCTCAAAATCAATTACAATTGAAAGCAAATTTGAATGGTGCTTCTTATCAATGGATAGACTGTACAACTATGCAACGTATTAGTGGTGCTACAAATCAAACGTATACACCAGCTGCTATGAATGGCCGGTATGCTGTAATTGTAACGTCCGGTATAGGCTGTTCGGATACTTCAAGTTGTTATGGCACAATTACTACAGATTTTAATACGGTGAATCAAGAAACTGGATGGAATATTTACCCCAACCCGAATAACGGTACGTTTACAATTGAGTCAAGTAAAAATGGTGTGTTTGAGCTTATGGATATTACAGGTAAGGTAGTGGCTACATATGAAAAAAATGAAGAAAATTTAAATATAACTTTACAGCTACCAAAATCTATGTACTTCATTCGTGACAAATCGAGTAGTTCTATGAAAAAAATTATACTTGAATAA
- the rpsT gene encoding 30S ribosomal protein S20: MANHKSALKRIRANRAKYLRNRYQMKTTRTFVKRLRASTVKADANELYKKVSGMLDKLAKRNIIHKNNAANKKSKLAKFVNKLAA; the protein is encoded by the coding sequence ATGGCAAATCATAAGTCAGCTTTAAAAAGAATCCGTGCGAACAGAGCGAAATATCTGAGAAACCGCTACCAAATGAAAACTACACGTACTTTCGTGAAGAGACTAAGAGCATCAACTGTAAAAGCAGATGCAAATGAGTTATATAAGAAAGTATCTGGTATGCTTGATAAATTAGCAAAAAGAAACATCATTCATAAAAACAATGCAGCGAACAAAAAATCTAAGTTGGCTAAATTTGTTAATAAATTAGCTGCTTAA
- the ettA gene encoding energy-dependent translational throttle protein EttA: MSEQIIFSMAGVSKIIPPKRQIIKNIYLSFFYGAKIGVLGLNGSGKSTLLKIIAGIDKEFIGDVAFSPGYTVGMLEQEPKLDPTKTVKEIVEEGVQEVVDLLKKFEDINLKFGEEMTDDQMTKLIEEQGRIQELLDQHNAWELDTKLERAMDALRCPPGDAKIEHLSGGEKRRVALCRLLLQEPDVLLLDEPTNHLDAESVDWLEQHLQQYAGTVIAVTHDRYFLDNVAGWILELDRGEGIPWKGNYSSWLDQKQTRLSQEEKTESKRQKTLQRELEWVRMSPKARQAKSKARISAYDKLLGEETKEKEERLEMFIPAGRRLGSKVIEVQNVSKAFGDKLLFDDLSFNLPQGGIVGIIGPNGAGKTTLFKLITGQAQPDSGSFAVGETVDIGYYDQEHSGLDPEKSVFETISGGTEHLMLGNKQVNSRAYVSRFNFGGSDQEKKIGVLSGGERNRVHLAMTLKTGANLLLLDEPTNDLDVNTLRALEEALENFGGCAVIISHDRWFLDRVATHILAFEGDSQVYWFEGNYSDYEENKKKRLGDVGPQRIRYKKLVK; encoded by the coding sequence ATGAGCGAACAAATTATATTTTCTATGGCTGGTGTGAGTAAGATCATACCACCCAAACGTCAGATTATTAAAAACATTTATTTGTCTTTTTTCTATGGAGCCAAAATTGGTGTCTTAGGTTTAAACGGTTCGGGTAAGTCTACCCTGCTTAAAATCATTGCAGGTATTGATAAAGAATTTATCGGTGACGTGGCTTTCAGCCCGGGTTATACGGTTGGTATGCTGGAGCAGGAACCAAAACTTGACCCGACTAAAACGGTTAAAGAAATCGTTGAAGAAGGTGTTCAGGAAGTAGTTGATCTGTTAAAGAAATTCGAAGATATCAATCTGAAATTCGGTGAAGAAATGACCGACGATCAGATGACAAAACTGATTGAAGAGCAAGGACGCATACAGGAATTACTGGATCAGCACAATGCATGGGAACTGGATACAAAGCTGGAACGCGCTATGGACGCCCTTCGCTGTCCGCCCGGTGATGCAAAGATTGAACACTTATCCGGCGGTGAAAAAAGACGTGTTGCTTTATGCCGCTTATTGCTTCAGGAGCCGGATGTATTATTACTTGATGAACCTACCAACCACCTGGATGCGGAGTCTGTTGACTGGCTGGAACAACACTTACAGCAATATGCAGGTACGGTGATTGCCGTAACCCACGATAGATATTTCCTGGATAACGTTGCAGGCTGGATCCTGGAACTTGACCGTGGTGAAGGTATTCCATGGAAAGGAAATTATTCTTCCTGGCTGGATCAGAAACAAACCCGTTTATCTCAGGAAGAAAAAACAGAATCAAAACGTCAGAAGACGTTACAGCGTGAGCTTGAATGGGTACGTATGTCTCCGAAGGCACGTCAGGCCAAGTCTAAGGCTCGTATCAGCGCCTATGATAAATTATTAGGCGAAGAAACAAAGGAAAAAGAAGAAAGGCTGGAAATGTTTATTCCCGCAGGCAGGCGTTTGGGCAGCAAAGTAATTGAAGTACAAAACGTATCCAAAGCCTTTGGCGATAAATTACTGTTCGATGATCTGAGCTTTAATCTGCCGCAAGGTGGCATTGTTGGTATTATCGGGCCCAATGGTGCAGGTAAAACAACGTTGTTCAAATTGATTACCGGACAGGCGCAGCCGGACTCTGGTTCTTTTGCTGTTGGGGAGACTGTAGACATTGGGTATTACGATCAGGAACACTCAGGTCTGGATCCTGAAAAATCTGTATTTGAAACGATCTCCGGCGGAACAGAACATCTGATGCTTGGTAACAAGCAGGTGAACTCCCGTGCGTATGTAAGCCGTTTCAACTTTGGCGGATCAGATCAGGAAAAAAAGATTGGTGTATTGTCGGGTGGTGAACGGAACCGTGTACACCTTGCCATGACATTAAAAACCGGTGCGAACCTGTTACTGCTCGATGAGCCTACCAATGATCTCGATGTAAACACACTGCGTGCGCTGGAAGAAGCACTGGAGAACTTTGGCGGATGTGCGGTGATTATTTCCCACGACCGCTGGTTCCTGGATCGTGTGGCAACACACATACTTGCTTTCGAAGGCGATTCTCAGGTATATTGGTTTGAAGGAAACTATTCCGATTACGAAGAAAATAAGAAAAAACGTTTGGGTGATGTTGGCCCGCAACGTATCCGGTATAAAAAACTGGTTAAATAA
- a CDS encoding c-type cytochrome domain-containing protein codes for MKYRKISGIIFFASFVFACSYNKGTTAAPEVDCLPVESVSFSADIVPILLTNCAIPTCHSGNNPEGNLNLEASKAYVSLLKRGSGYVDVNDPKSSVLYSSLVSVSNPMPPEGQRPLTICELQLIELWMKQGVQNN; via the coding sequence ATGAAGTACCGTAAGATCAGCGGCATTATTTTCTTTGCAAGCTTCGTTTTTGCCTGTTCTTATAATAAAGGAACAACAGCTGCTCCTGAAGTAGACTGTCTACCTGTTGAAAGCGTTTCTTTTTCTGCAGACATTGTACCGATCCTGTTAACCAACTGTGCCATCCCTACCTGCCATTCCGGCAACAACCCCGAAGGTAATCTGAATCTTGAAGCATCAAAAGCATATGTTTCTTTACTCAAAAGAGGAAGTGGTTATGTGGATGTAAACGATCCGAAATCAAGTGTTTTGTACAGCTCTCTTGTTTCCGTTTCAAACCCCATGCCACCGGAAGGGCAACGCCCGTTGACTATATGTGAACTTCAGCTGATCGAATTGTGGATGAAACAGGGTGTTCAAAATAACTAG
- a CDS encoding zinc dependent phospholipase C family protein: MKKLDFWWIKAILSTFILILCTSWGFFAHKEINKMAVFTLPHPLMSFYKRHIDFITEQAVNPDKRRYIVSGEAPKHYMDIEYYSDSILIVRPDWNTAQAIYPEDSLHAHGILPWNLVRLTYRLTDAFKHRDAKSILKLSADLGHYVGDLHVPLHTTKNYNGQLTGQQGIHGLWESRLPELFSADYNYYLGTANYVTDIKKVVWESMTESRACVAQVLAVELKLQQQMKADKIFSYEDRNGQTVRVYSYDFSNAYHKALEDMVQKRMRAAIKCTGDLWYTCWVNAGRPDPAAFDEPVYSQEELEEMEKLKSVSSETCSH; encoded by the coding sequence ATGAAGAAACTTGATTTTTGGTGGATAAAGGCAATTTTAAGCACCTTTATCCTCATTTTATGCACTTCGTGGGGCTTTTTTGCTCACAAAGAAATAAATAAAATGGCCGTTTTTACGCTGCCGCATCCATTAATGTCATTTTATAAGCGGCATATTGATTTTATAACGGAACAGGCGGTTAATCCCGATAAACGGAGATACATCGTTTCCGGTGAAGCGCCGAAACACTATATGGATATCGAATATTATTCCGATAGTATTTTGATTGTCCGCCCGGATTGGAATACTGCACAGGCAATTTATCCGGAAGATTCTCTTCATGCACATGGTATACTTCCATGGAACCTGGTCCGGTTAACCTACAGACTAACCGATGCATTTAAACACCGGGATGCTAAAAGTATTTTAAAGTTATCAGCCGACCTCGGCCATTATGTAGGTGATCTTCATGTACCGTTGCATACAACTAAAAACTATAACGGCCAACTTACCGGACAACAGGGCATTCATGGTTTGTGGGAATCACGCTTACCGGAATTATTTTCCGCTGATTATAATTATTATTTAGGTACAGCTAATTATGTTACTGATATTAAAAAAGTTGTGTGGGAGTCAATGACCGAATCCAGAGCATGTGTTGCTCAGGTATTGGCTGTTGAATTAAAATTACAGCAGCAAATGAAGGCAGATAAAATTTTTTCATATGAAGACCGAAACGGACAAACAGTCCGGGTATACTCATATGATTTTAGCAACGCATATCACAAGGCTCTTGAAGATATGGTACAGAAGCGGATGCGCGCAGCCATTAAATGTACTGGCGATTTATGGTATACCTGCTGGGTAAATGCGGGCCGGCCAGACCCGGCAGCATTCGATGAACCAGTATATTCACAAGAAGAGTTAGAAGAAATGGAAAAATTAAAATCAGTTTCAAGTGAAACATGTTCACATTGA